The following proteins come from a genomic window of Daphnia carinata strain CSIRO-1 chromosome 8, CSIRO_AGI_Dcar_HiC_V3, whole genome shotgun sequence:
- the LOC130703578 gene encoding proteoglycan 4-like isoform X1, translating to MQHKQQPFAFAAMAAILVLGIASIAETARPRQVYLDQIMMESQGPSEVIVPAPALNQEMQALRDRFMKARSRFGQRQTTAPEVAETTETDAPEQEETVERVTVENISDSSSTTTTLSLDNEEIPKTEEIETAKEPVETAETSPAPVEEEPSAAVAEAQTDVKPEGDQQVEEVVESRADSDKLEAEPEEEEAEEEEEEEGEEDTERSDDTTEGEEVEEEGEETEAEERMDVAEGEAEKDVTSRIDGEDTTEVGSAADGSMESEARAFQRRLLDLMVSEAKEVLMAAMPDRSAIETFRFMPLFKPKYKSSKQSYDRPAKVKKVKPYKKAKKTKKQRKPKKPKGYKKKKPTYSAPTYTAPSSPAYNAPAYSAPAAAYNAPAYNAPAAPAAPAYNPPAYNPPAPSYSAPSYKPPAHKPKPAYNAPTQTYAAPSYEAPKAPAYEAPKPAYEAPKPAYESPKPSYDAPKPTYGAPKPAHKPPKSTYKAPKAKPVHHPKPTYGAPTPTYSAPSYSPPSTPSYSPPSTPSYSPPSPPAYSPPSPPAYSPPSPPAYSPPSPPAYSPPSPPAYSPPSEPSYSPPSEPSYSPPSYQPPSYSSPSYSPPSGPAYSPPSYSPPSYSPPSESSYPSLPSFEPPSFDSSSFPSPPFSPPSYSSPSEPSYSAPSYSSPSEPSYSAPSPPSYSPPSEPSYTTPSEPFYNQPTEPSYPTPSPPSYEAPSYSAPTEPQQYIPPAGAPSYEPQYPIRPEVGGYNNFGSGFPGAPVPSDPFALSFEPDQYSFDPSSQIVSRPAEQEWIPPPNFGDEDDEFNNPGEQTAHSIQESVPTQNTFQKPNYPAPYKPPTNYVRPPPSSPRPPVQVAYRPRPTTPAPYQRPTAPTSAPYQRPTTPTIPPYQRPASLNVPSYQRPAPPPQTTEAAPPATTPSYIAPPTTPQPIDRPSTYPSYPTFPPFHNYNPNNEGLPLKFQTFGKAPQAIQPQQAEDDADEDDDDQDDAGAFKPEQPQFSQEPDFTQQQPEFPLQQQEFPQQPQQEFPLQQEVFPQQPEFPLQQEVFPQQPEFPLQQEVFPQQQPEFPLQQQEFPQQQQEFPLQQQEFPQQQQEFAQQPQQEFPEQQPDFTQQQPEQPFQHDEHEEVPQQTQNVPEETPSSFQGFQENSEPSRFPEFQSDDVDAAPFPVAPLQEDADDSPVDVDPAQTTDFPAFNAEEPTADAEAPQEGRFAEDIGFKRPSSSRRRPVNNQRIRPEQRDRPGQKDNTKISDDPFFSRVNSEDSYGPFEFKKIFGADVAWPKEDEPSGFSSDFGGRPNRPHNRQQSRSRTGAAASNAETSVIRPYSDRTALPSSGQSNLNRRLQSRRNNYGERRNSASLDAAQEDVKKPEAKSTDSAVEDPNLANHASSVDAPSQRRPSFRRTSPANKPKPVESSESSASKSNDEKGSNKSTAASSLSERRAAARERMLGNRRIQAKRIASTE from the exons ATGCAACACAAGCAGCAGCCATTTGCCTTTGCGGCCATGGCAGCCATCCTCGTCCTTGGCATTGCCTCCATCGCCGAGACGGCGCGTCCCCGACAAGTCTACCTTGACCAAATCATGATGGAGAGCCAAGGGCCTTCGGAAGTCATCGTTCCAGCACCGGCACTCAATCAAGAAATGCAAGCACTTCGCGATAGATTTATGAAGGCCCGCTCACGTTTCGGACAGCGTCAAACAACTGCTCCCGAAGTCGCTGAAACGACGGAAACTGACGCACCGGAACAAGAGGAGACGGTTGAGAGAGTCACCGTCGAAAACATTAGCGATTCTTCTTCAACCACAACCACTTTATCTTTGGATAATGAAGAGATTCCCAAAACAGAAGAAATCGAAACAGCTAAAGAACCTGTTGAAACTGCTGAAACTTCCCCAGCTCCAGTTGAAGAGGAGCCATCGGCCGCTGTCGCTGAAGCTCAGACAGATGTCAAACCTGAAGGTGATCAACAGGTCGAAGAAGTTGTAGAAAGCCGAGCTGATTCTGATAAACTGGAAGCTGAACCAGAAGAGGAAGaggctgaagaagaagaagaagaggaaggtGAGGAGGACACTGAACGATCTGACGATACCACTGAAGGCGAAGAAGTCGAAGAAGAAGGCGAGGAAACCGAAGCTGAAGAACGTATGGACGTCGCTGAAGGTGAGGCTGAAAAAGATGTGACATCCCGCATTGATGGAGAAGACACCACCGAAGTTGGATCTGCTGCTGATGGCTCTATGGAAAGTGAAGCTCGTGCCTTCCAGCGCCGCCTGCTCGATCTGATGGTTAGCGAAGCCAAAGAAGTCCTCATGGCTGCCATGCCCGATCGTTCTGCCATCGAAACGTTCCGCTTCATGCCTCTCTTCAAACCCAAGTACAAGAGCAGCAAGCAGAGCTACGATCGTCCTGCAAAAGTGAAGAAAGTTAAACCTTACAAGAAAgccaagaaaaccaagaagCAAAGGAAGCCCAAGAAGCCCAAGGgttacaagaagaagaagcccaCTTACTCCGCACCTACCTACACCGCTCCATCGTCTCCAGCTTACAATGCCCCGGCTTACAGCGCTCCAGCTGCAGCTTACAATGCTCCTGCCTACAATGCCCCAGCTGCCCCAGCTGCCCCAGCATACAATCCTCCGGCTTACAACCCACCTGCCCCGTCTTACAGTGCCCCATCTTACAAACCACCGGCTCACAAACCCAAGCCAGCATACAACGCTCCTACCCAAACTTACGCAGCTCCATCGTACGAAGCACCAAAGGCCCCTGCTTATGAAGCACCTAAACCTGCCTACGAAGCTCCTAAACCCGCCTACGAGTCTCCTAAGCCTTCGTATGACGCTCCTAAACCCACTTATGGTGCCCCGAAACCTGCACACAAGCCACCAAAGTCGACCTACAAGGCTCCCAAGGCTAAACCAGTTCACCACCCTAAACCAACATACGGAGCCCCTACGCCAACTTACTCTGCTCCTTCATACTCCCCGCCATCGACGCCATCTTATTCTCCCCCATCGACGCCATCTTACTCTCCACCTTCCCCACCAGCTTACTCTCCACCTTCCCCACCAGCTTACTCTCCACCTTCCCCACCAGCTTACTCTCCACCTTCTCCACCAGCTTACTCCCCACCTTCCCCACCGGCTTACTCTCCACCCTCTGAGCCATCTTACTCACCGCCATCTGAACCATCTTACTCACCCCCATCCTATCAGCCACCTTCGTACTCATCACCATCTTATTCGCCACCATCCGGACCAGCTTATTCCCCGCCTTCTTATTCTCCACCATCGTACTCGCCGCCATCTGAGTCTTCGTATCCATCCTTGCCATCGTTCGAGCCCCCAAGTTTCGATTCATCTTCGTTCCCTTCGCCACCATTCTCGCCGCCATCTTACTCTTCACCATCTGAGCCATCGTACAGCGCGCCATCTTACTCTTCACCATCTGAGCCATCGTACAGCGCGCCATCTCCACCATCTTATTCGCCACCTTCCGAGCCATCCTATACCACACCATCTGAGCCATTCTACAATCAACCTACCGAGCCATCTTACCCAACGCCATCACCACCTTCATACGAAGCGCCATCCTACTCTGCACCGACTGAACCACAACAATACATCCCTCCTGCAGGAGCTCCATCCTACGAACCACAATACCCCATTCGCCCCGAGGTTGGTGGTTACAACAATTTCGGTTCCGGATTTCCAGGAGCGCCAGTCCCATCTGATCCATTCGCGTTGAGCTTCGAACCCGATCAGTACTCGTTCGATCCATCTAGCCAAATTGTTAGCCGACCAGCTGAGCAGGAATGGATCCCACCCCCGAATTTCGgcgatgaagatgatgaattCAACAACCCAGGAGAGCAGACAGCGCATAGCATTCAAGAATCAGTTCCTACGCAAAACACGTTCCAGAAACCCAATTACCCAGCTCCGTACAAGCCACCAACTAACTATGTCCGCCCACCTCCCAGCTCGCCTCGCCCACCTGTCCAAGTTGCCTACCGACCTCGGCCTACTACCCCGGCACCTTACCAGCGACCAACAGCCCCAACGAGCGCACCGTATCAACGCCCAACAACACCCACTATCCCACCATACCAGCGCCCGGCTTCATTGAATGTTCCATCTTATCAACGACCAGCACCTCCACCACAGACAACCGAAGCTGCTCCTCCTGCCACGACGCCTTCTTACATTGCCCCGCCAACTACACCTCAACCGATCGATCGTCCGTCTACTTATCCGTCCTACCCGACTTTCCCTCCCTTCCACAACTACAACCCCAACAACGAAGGACTACCTTTGAAGTTCCAGACTTTCGGAAAGGCCCCACAAGCTATTCAGCCCCAACAAGCGGAAGATGACGCAgatgaagacgacgatgaTCAGGATGATGCAGGAGCTTTCAAACCCGAACAACCTCAGTTCTCCCAAGAACCTGATTTCACGCAACAACAACCGGAATTCCCTTTGCAACAGCAAGAGTTCCCCCAACAACCCCAGCAAGAGTTCCCCCTACAACAAGAAGTGTTCCCTCAACAACCGGAATTCCCCCTTCAACAGGAAGTGTTCCCTCAACAACCGGAATTCCCCCTTCAACAGGAAGTGTTCCCTCAACAACAACCGGAATTCCCCCTTCAACAGCAAGAATTtccccaacaacaacaggaatTTCCTCTGCAACAACAAGAATTTCcccaacagcaacaagagTTTGCCCAGCAGCCGCAACAAGAATTCCCTGAACAGCAACCCGACTTCACTCAACAGCAGCCCGAACAACCGTTCCAACACGACGAGCACGAAGAGGTGCCTcaacaaacgcaaaacgtaCCTGAAGAGACGCCCAGCAGTTTCCAGGGTTTCCAGGAAAACAGCGAACCATCTAGATTCCCTGAGTTCCAATCCGACGATGTGGATGCGGCTCCATTCCCAGTCGCTCCCCTACAAGAGGATGCTGATGATTCTCCAGTAGATGTCGACCCAGCTCAGACCACCGATTTCCCAGCGTTCAACGCCGAAGAGCCAACAGCCGATGCGGAAGCTCCCCAGGAAGGACGATTCGCAGAGGACATAGGATTCAAGAGGCCCAGCAGCTCTCGTCGCAGACCTGTTAACAACCAAAGAATTAGACCAGAGCAGAGAGATAGACCAGGCCAGAAAGACAACACTAAAATCAGTGACGATCCATTCTTCAGCCGTGTCAACAGCGAAGACAGTTACGGACCTTTCGAGTTCAAGAAAATCTTCGGTG CGGACGTTGCCTGGCCGAAAGAAGACGAGCCTTCCGGGTTCTCTAGCGATTTCGGAGGCAGACCCAACCGACCCCATAACAGGCAGCAATCCAGATCCAGAACGGGCGCTGCGGCCAGCAATGCTGAGACGAGCGTGATTAGACCTTATTCAGATAGGACTGCTTTGCCCAGCAGCGGCCAATCAAACCTGAACAGGAGATTGCAGTCTCGCCGCAACAACTATGGAGAACGACGAAACTCAGCC tCGCTCGACGCAGCACAGGAGGATGTGAAAAAGCCAGAGGCCAAGTCAACGGATTCGGCGGTTGAAGACCCCAATCTAGCTAACCATGCTTCTTCGGTCGATGCCCCATCACAACGCCGCCCATCATTTCGAA GGACTAGTCCCGCCAACAAACCCAAGCCAGTTGAATCATCCGAATCTTCCGCATCCAAGTCCAATGATGAAAAGGGCAGCAACAAGAGTACGGCCGCCAGTTCGTTGAGCGAAAGACGTGCAGCAGCGCGAGAACGCATGCTCGGCAACAGGAGAATCCAGGCAAAACGTATCGCATCTACTGAGTGA
- the LOC130703578 gene encoding proteoglycan 4-like isoform X2: MQHKQQPFAFAAMAAILVLGIASIAETARPRQVYLDQIMMESQGPSEVIVPAPALNQEMQALRDRFMKARSRFGQRQTTAPEVAETTETDAPEQEETVERVTVENISDSSSTTTTLSLDNEEIPKTEEIETAKEPVETAETSPAPVEEEPSAAVAEAQTDVKPEGDQQVEEVVESRADSDKLEAEPEEEEAEEEEEEEGEEDTERSDDTTEGEEVEEEGEETEAEERMDVAEGEAEKDVTSRIDGEDTTEVGSAADGSMESEARAFQRRLLDLMVSEAKEVLMAAMPDRSAIETFRFMPLFKPKYKSSKQSYDRPAKVKKVKPYKKAKKTKKQRKPKKPKGYKKKKPTYSAPTYTAPSSPAYNAPAYSAPAAAYNAPAYNAPAAPAAPAYNPPAYNPPAPSYSAPSYKPPAHKPKPAYNAPTQTYAAPSYEAPKAPAYEAPKPAYEAPKPAYESPKPSYDAPKPTYGAPKPAHKPPKSTYKAPKAKPVHHPKPTYGAPTPTYSAPSYSPPSTPSYSPPSTPSYSPPSPPAYSPPSPPAYSPPSPPAYSPPSPPAYSPPSPPAYSPPSEPSYSPPSEPSYSPPSYQPPSYSSPSYSPPSGPAYSPPSYSPPSYSPPSESSYPSLPSFEPPSFDSSSFPSPPFSPPSYSSPSEPSYSAPSYSSPSEPSYSAPSPPSYSPPSEPSYTTPSEPFYNQPTEPSYPTPSPPSYEAPSYSAPTEPQQYIPPAGAPSYEPQYPIRPEVGGYNNFGSGFPGAPVPSDPFALSFEPDQYSFDPSSQIVSRPAEQEWIPPPNFGDEDDEFNNPGEQTAHSIQESVPTQNTFQKPNYPAPYKPPTNYVRPPPSSPRPPVQVAYRPRPTTPAPYQRPTAPTSAPYQRPTTPTIPPYQRPASLNVPSYQRPAPPPQTTEAAPPATTPSYIAPPTTPQPIDRPSTYPSYPTFPPFHNYNPNNEGLPLKFQTFGKAPQAIQPQQAEDDADEDDDDQDDAGAFKPEQPQFSQEPDFTQQQPEFPLQQQEFPQQPQQEFPLQQEVFPQQPEFPLQQEVFPQQPEFPLQQEVFPQQQPEFPLQQQEFPQQQQEFPLQQQEFPQQQQEFAQQPQQEFPEQQPDFTQQQPEQPFQHDEHEEVPQQTQNVPEETPSSFQGFQENSEPSRFPEFQSDDVDAAPFPVAPLQEDADDSPVDVDPAQTTDFPAFNAEEPTADAEAPQEGRFAEDIGFKRPSSSRRRPVNNQRIRPEQRDRPGQKDNTKISDDPFFSRVNSEDSYGPFEFKKIFADVAWPKEDEPSGFSSDFGGRPNRPHNRQQSRSRTGAAASNAETSVIRPYSDRTALPSSGQSNLNRRLQSRRNNYGERRNSASLDAAQEDVKKPEAKSTDSAVEDPNLANHASSVDAPSQRRPSFRRTSPANKPKPVESSESSASKSNDEKGSNKSTAASSLSERRAAARERMLGNRRIQAKRIASTE; the protein is encoded by the exons ATGCAACACAAGCAGCAGCCATTTGCCTTTGCGGCCATGGCAGCCATCCTCGTCCTTGGCATTGCCTCCATCGCCGAGACGGCGCGTCCCCGACAAGTCTACCTTGACCAAATCATGATGGAGAGCCAAGGGCCTTCGGAAGTCATCGTTCCAGCACCGGCACTCAATCAAGAAATGCAAGCACTTCGCGATAGATTTATGAAGGCCCGCTCACGTTTCGGACAGCGTCAAACAACTGCTCCCGAAGTCGCTGAAACGACGGAAACTGACGCACCGGAACAAGAGGAGACGGTTGAGAGAGTCACCGTCGAAAACATTAGCGATTCTTCTTCAACCACAACCACTTTATCTTTGGATAATGAAGAGATTCCCAAAACAGAAGAAATCGAAACAGCTAAAGAACCTGTTGAAACTGCTGAAACTTCCCCAGCTCCAGTTGAAGAGGAGCCATCGGCCGCTGTCGCTGAAGCTCAGACAGATGTCAAACCTGAAGGTGATCAACAGGTCGAAGAAGTTGTAGAAAGCCGAGCTGATTCTGATAAACTGGAAGCTGAACCAGAAGAGGAAGaggctgaagaagaagaagaagaggaaggtGAGGAGGACACTGAACGATCTGACGATACCACTGAAGGCGAAGAAGTCGAAGAAGAAGGCGAGGAAACCGAAGCTGAAGAACGTATGGACGTCGCTGAAGGTGAGGCTGAAAAAGATGTGACATCCCGCATTGATGGAGAAGACACCACCGAAGTTGGATCTGCTGCTGATGGCTCTATGGAAAGTGAAGCTCGTGCCTTCCAGCGCCGCCTGCTCGATCTGATGGTTAGCGAAGCCAAAGAAGTCCTCATGGCTGCCATGCCCGATCGTTCTGCCATCGAAACGTTCCGCTTCATGCCTCTCTTCAAACCCAAGTACAAGAGCAGCAAGCAGAGCTACGATCGTCCTGCAAAAGTGAAGAAAGTTAAACCTTACAAGAAAgccaagaaaaccaagaagCAAAGGAAGCCCAAGAAGCCCAAGGgttacaagaagaagaagcccaCTTACTCCGCACCTACCTACACCGCTCCATCGTCTCCAGCTTACAATGCCCCGGCTTACAGCGCTCCAGCTGCAGCTTACAATGCTCCTGCCTACAATGCCCCAGCTGCCCCAGCTGCCCCAGCATACAATCCTCCGGCTTACAACCCACCTGCCCCGTCTTACAGTGCCCCATCTTACAAACCACCGGCTCACAAACCCAAGCCAGCATACAACGCTCCTACCCAAACTTACGCAGCTCCATCGTACGAAGCACCAAAGGCCCCTGCTTATGAAGCACCTAAACCTGCCTACGAAGCTCCTAAACCCGCCTACGAGTCTCCTAAGCCTTCGTATGACGCTCCTAAACCCACTTATGGTGCCCCGAAACCTGCACACAAGCCACCAAAGTCGACCTACAAGGCTCCCAAGGCTAAACCAGTTCACCACCCTAAACCAACATACGGAGCCCCTACGCCAACTTACTCTGCTCCTTCATACTCCCCGCCATCGACGCCATCTTATTCTCCCCCATCGACGCCATCTTACTCTCCACCTTCCCCACCAGCTTACTCTCCACCTTCCCCACCAGCTTACTCTCCACCTTCCCCACCAGCTTACTCTCCACCTTCTCCACCAGCTTACTCCCCACCTTCCCCACCGGCTTACTCTCCACCCTCTGAGCCATCTTACTCACCGCCATCTGAACCATCTTACTCACCCCCATCCTATCAGCCACCTTCGTACTCATCACCATCTTATTCGCCACCATCCGGACCAGCTTATTCCCCGCCTTCTTATTCTCCACCATCGTACTCGCCGCCATCTGAGTCTTCGTATCCATCCTTGCCATCGTTCGAGCCCCCAAGTTTCGATTCATCTTCGTTCCCTTCGCCACCATTCTCGCCGCCATCTTACTCTTCACCATCTGAGCCATCGTACAGCGCGCCATCTTACTCTTCACCATCTGAGCCATCGTACAGCGCGCCATCTCCACCATCTTATTCGCCACCTTCCGAGCCATCCTATACCACACCATCTGAGCCATTCTACAATCAACCTACCGAGCCATCTTACCCAACGCCATCACCACCTTCATACGAAGCGCCATCCTACTCTGCACCGACTGAACCACAACAATACATCCCTCCTGCAGGAGCTCCATCCTACGAACCACAATACCCCATTCGCCCCGAGGTTGGTGGTTACAACAATTTCGGTTCCGGATTTCCAGGAGCGCCAGTCCCATCTGATCCATTCGCGTTGAGCTTCGAACCCGATCAGTACTCGTTCGATCCATCTAGCCAAATTGTTAGCCGACCAGCTGAGCAGGAATGGATCCCACCCCCGAATTTCGgcgatgaagatgatgaattCAACAACCCAGGAGAGCAGACAGCGCATAGCATTCAAGAATCAGTTCCTACGCAAAACACGTTCCAGAAACCCAATTACCCAGCTCCGTACAAGCCACCAACTAACTATGTCCGCCCACCTCCCAGCTCGCCTCGCCCACCTGTCCAAGTTGCCTACCGACCTCGGCCTACTACCCCGGCACCTTACCAGCGACCAACAGCCCCAACGAGCGCACCGTATCAACGCCCAACAACACCCACTATCCCACCATACCAGCGCCCGGCTTCATTGAATGTTCCATCTTATCAACGACCAGCACCTCCACCACAGACAACCGAAGCTGCTCCTCCTGCCACGACGCCTTCTTACATTGCCCCGCCAACTACACCTCAACCGATCGATCGTCCGTCTACTTATCCGTCCTACCCGACTTTCCCTCCCTTCCACAACTACAACCCCAACAACGAAGGACTACCTTTGAAGTTCCAGACTTTCGGAAAGGCCCCACAAGCTATTCAGCCCCAACAAGCGGAAGATGACGCAgatgaagacgacgatgaTCAGGATGATGCAGGAGCTTTCAAACCCGAACAACCTCAGTTCTCCCAAGAACCTGATTTCACGCAACAACAACCGGAATTCCCTTTGCAACAGCAAGAGTTCCCCCAACAACCCCAGCAAGAGTTCCCCCTACAACAAGAAGTGTTCCCTCAACAACCGGAATTCCCCCTTCAACAGGAAGTGTTCCCTCAACAACCGGAATTCCCCCTTCAACAGGAAGTGTTCCCTCAACAACAACCGGAATTCCCCCTTCAACAGCAAGAATTtccccaacaacaacaggaatTTCCTCTGCAACAACAAGAATTTCcccaacagcaacaagagTTTGCCCAGCAGCCGCAACAAGAATTCCCTGAACAGCAACCCGACTTCACTCAACAGCAGCCCGAACAACCGTTCCAACACGACGAGCACGAAGAGGTGCCTcaacaaacgcaaaacgtaCCTGAAGAGACGCCCAGCAGTTTCCAGGGTTTCCAGGAAAACAGCGAACCATCTAGATTCCCTGAGTTCCAATCCGACGATGTGGATGCGGCTCCATTCCCAGTCGCTCCCCTACAAGAGGATGCTGATGATTCTCCAGTAGATGTCGACCCAGCTCAGACCACCGATTTCCCAGCGTTCAACGCCGAAGAGCCAACAGCCGATGCGGAAGCTCCCCAGGAAGGACGATTCGCAGAGGACATAGGATTCAAGAGGCCCAGCAGCTCTCGTCGCAGACCTGTTAACAACCAAAGAATTAGACCAGAGCAGAGAGATAGACCAGGCCAGAAAGACAACACTAAAATCAGTGACGATCCATTCTTCAGCCGTGTCAACAGCGAAGACAGTTACGGACCTTTCGAGTTCAAGAAAATCTTCG CGGACGTTGCCTGGCCGAAAGAAGACGAGCCTTCCGGGTTCTCTAGCGATTTCGGAGGCAGACCCAACCGACCCCATAACAGGCAGCAATCCAGATCCAGAACGGGCGCTGCGGCCAGCAATGCTGAGACGAGCGTGATTAGACCTTATTCAGATAGGACTGCTTTGCCCAGCAGCGGCCAATCAAACCTGAACAGGAGATTGCAGTCTCGCCGCAACAACTATGGAGAACGACGAAACTCAGCC tCGCTCGACGCAGCACAGGAGGATGTGAAAAAGCCAGAGGCCAAGTCAACGGATTCGGCGGTTGAAGACCCCAATCTAGCTAACCATGCTTCTTCGGTCGATGCCCCATCACAACGCCGCCCATCATTTCGAA GGACTAGTCCCGCCAACAAACCCAAGCCAGTTGAATCATCCGAATCTTCCGCATCCAAGTCCAATGATGAAAAGGGCAGCAACAAGAGTACGGCCGCCAGTTCGTTGAGCGAAAGACGTGCAGCAGCGCGAGAACGCATGCTCGGCAACAGGAGAATCCAGGCAAAACGTATCGCATCTACTGAGTGA
- the LOC130703587 gene encoding probable protein phosphatase 2C T23F11.1: protein MAPSIGVNLRVTGHCDQGDRKYMEDVFSVAYQHTKEGQDLEYAYFGIFDGHGGKHAAIFAKEHLMDNIVSNPYFWSENDEDVLKAIKEGFLTTHQAMFKVLDTWPKTMSGLPSTSGTTASIAFIRRGKIFTGHVGDSGIVLGYQDPDSNVWLARPLTQDHKPESAMEIGRIQEAGGKVVWKAGVPRVVWNRPKIGHQGPVLRSTHIDEIPFLAVARSLGDLWSFNSASNQFVVSPEPDVNTMTIDVSRHRCLILGTDGLWNMIPPQRAVEVVQHIDRQNKMHAAPDQPLPWTNPSKRLVNTALDYWMMNKLRADNCTAVTALLDPPGPPLTGLLMPVRRPEDVATDSAPTVPTSDNGIETSKERVQTPEHNPSELAALLSAPVVSDVTPVPPALLETSLPVDTTPPQVTTPLRVLRNRIAPSDSLENLDNKFSCKKAITASTSSAPPLGSQLVGVRKKMVTVDPACLSRKRPMTRSRLDVASEERNASDTENHINSSSNNSASSTSSKRSRKSLPVATLSPRSHRILRSGTSPQVARSLRSQDSFNLRFGQTTTPIHLRRKRSRSFTPTKRRK, encoded by the exons ATGGCGCCGTCAATTGGAGTTAATCTACGTGTAACTGGTCATTGTGACCAG GGCGATCGAAAGTACATGGAGGATGTTTTTAGTGTTGCTTATCAACATACCAAAGAGGGCCAAGACCTGGAATATGCTTATTTTGGCATTTTCGACGGACACGGAGGCAAACACGCTGCTATATTCGCTAAGGAACACTTGATGGACAACATTGTGAGCAACCCTTACTTTTGGTCAGAGAATGACGAAGATGTGCTAAAGGCCATCAAAGAGGGCTTCCTTACCACACACCAGGCCATGTTTAAAGTTTTGG ACACATGGCCCAAGACCATGTCAGGACTACCCAGTACATCAGGAACAACAGCTAGTATAGCATTCATCAGAAGAGGCAAAATTTTTACTGGTCATGTTGGAGATTCAGGAATTGTTCTTGGGTATCAG GATCCAGATTCAAATGTGTGGCTCGCACGACCGCTTACTCAGGATCACAAACCAGAATCAGCAATGGAGATAGGAAGGATACAAGAAGCAGGTGGAAAGGTGGTTTGGAAAGCAGGAGTTCCAAGAGTCGTTTGGAATAGACCAAAAATTGGTCACCAAGGACCAGTTCTTAGATCCACACACATAGATGAAATCCCTTTTCTTGCTGTCGCCCGCTCGCTAG GTGATTTATGGAGCTTCAACTCGGCGTCGAatcagtttgttgtttctcCTGAACCAGATGTTAACACAATGACTATTGATGTTTCTCGACATCGTTGTCTTATTCTTGGTACCGATGGCCTCTGGAACATGATTCCGCCGCAAAGGGCGGTAGAAGTAGTTCAGCACATCGAtaggcaaaacaaaatgcatGCCGCTCCCGATCAACCATTG cCGTGGACGAATCCATCCAAACGACTAGTCAACACGGCTCTAGACTACTGGATGATGAATAAATTGCGTGCAGATAACTGTACGGCAGTGACAGCATTACTTGATCCACCTGGTCCACCTCTGACTGGTCTTCTGATGCCTGTGCGCAGACCGGAAGATGTTGCCACAGATTCCGCTCCTACCGTACCCACTTCAGACAACGGAATTGAAACATCGAAAGAGCGCGTTCAAACACCCGAACACAATCCGTCTGAATTAGCTGCCCTTTTGTCTGCACCTGTCGTGAGTGATGTTACACCAGTCCCGCCAGCTTTACTGGAAACAAGTCTACCGGTGGACACAACTCCCCCGCAAGTAACTACACCTCTTCGGGTGCTGCGCAACCGGATAGCACCATCCGACAGCTTAGAGAACCTAGACAACAAGTTTAGTTGCAAGAAGGCGATAACAGCTTCAACGTCGTCCGCACCGCCGCTGGGCTCTCAGTTAGTTGGCGTCCGTAAAAAGATGGTTACTGTGGACCCTGCTTGTCTATCCCGAAAAAGACCGATGACTCGATCTCGTCTTGATGTGGCTagtgaagaaagaaatgccaGCGACACAGAGAATCACATCAACAGCAGTAGTAATAACAGTGCAAGTAGTACCAGTAGTAAACGAAGTCGCAAGTCACTCCCGGTTGCAACGTTGTCTCCGAGAAGTCACCGCATTCTTCGATCGGGCACCTCACCTCAAGTTGCGCGTTCATTGCGTTCCCAAGATTCCTTTAACCTCCGATTCGGTCAGACTACAACTCCCATCCACTTAAGAAGGAAGCGTTCCAGGTCGTTCACTCCCACGAAGAGAAGAAAGTAG